A part of Burkholderiales bacterium genomic DNA contains:
- a CDS encoding HesA/MoeB/ThiF family protein, with translation MDDAQLLRFSRHIMLNEVGIEGQERLLGSHALVVGAGGLGSPIILYLAAAGVGRLTVCDGDAVDLTNLQRQIAHDQDALGRNKAESALLRAQRLNPELQARAIPRRVEGAELAQLVAQADVVVDASDNFATRHAINRACVAAAKPLVSGAAVRFDGQVAVFQPGRGTSPCYHCLFPDTGEADEMRCAENGVFSPLVGIVGTIQAAEALKLLAGCGTPLTGRLLLINALDMSWRRLEVPRDPACAVCGRAAAAVAS, from the coding sequence ATGGATGACGCCCAGCTTCTGCGCTTCAGCCGCCACATCATGCTCAACGAAGTGGGCATCGAAGGGCAGGAGCGCCTCCTTGGCAGCCACGCCCTGGTGGTGGGTGCCGGGGGTCTCGGCTCCCCGATCATCCTCTATCTCGCCGCCGCCGGCGTGGGTCGTCTCACCGTCTGCGACGGTGATGCCGTGGACCTCACCAATCTGCAACGGCAAATCGCCCATGACCAGGATGCGCTGGGCCGCAACAAGGCGGAATCGGCGCTGCTGCGCGCCCAGCGCCTGAATCCGGAACTTCAGGCGCGGGCCATTCCCCGCCGGGTGGAGGGGGCGGAGCTTGCACAACTGGTGGCGCAAGCCGATGTGGTGGTGGATGCGAGCGACAACTTCGCCACCCGCCACGCCATCAACCGCGCCTGTGTGGCGGCGGCAAAACCCCTGGTCTCTGGCGCGGCGGTGCGCTTCGACGGGCAGGTGGCGGTCTTCCAGCCGGGGCGCGGCACCAGCCCCTGCTACCACTGCCTCTTTCCGGACACGGGAGAGGCGGACGAAATGCGCTGTGCGGAAAATGGCGTGTTTTCGCCCCTGGTGGGCATCGTCGGCACCATCCAGGCGGCGGAGGCCCTCAAACTGCTGGCCGGCTGCGGCACGCCCCTCACCGGCCGGCTTCTCCTCATCAATGCCCTGGACATGAGCTGGCGTCGGCTCGAGGTGCCGCGGGACCCCGCCTGTGCGGTCTGCGGTCGCGCTGCTGCAGCCGTCGCCTCCTGA